The genomic DNA CCGACTGAGTTGATCGTTGACGGCAAGGTTGTCAAGAAAAACCTTTCGGAGCAAAATTTAAATGAAGAATGGTTGAATCAACAATTGTTTGCGAAAGGAATCCATAAAATTGGTGATGTTTTTTATGCGGAATTACAAAGTGACGGAAGCATCTATATTGACAAAAAAACAGATAATGAGTGAAGAAGAGCATAAAATCAATAGACTTTTCAAAAAATAGAGTGACTTTATTAAAGGAGTGAATACAAATGGATGTCAAACGAGTAAAGCAAATTCTATCTTCTCCTGCTGATATTGAAGTTACGTATAATGGAGCATCAGTATGGATTGATCAGCTTAATGAAGACGGACGAACGGCAACCGTCCATCTGCGCGGCCCATTAGAAGAAAGAACAATAGTGGACATTACTGAGCTAAAAGAAGAATAATCCATTAGTTTAAAAGAGAGGCAGACAGGTATCATTCTCTGTCCGCCTTCTCATCTGTTTGTACAATAGGAAGTAAAACCGTAAATTCCGTTCCCTCTTCACAGCTTGAAACTTCAATTGTTCCTTTATGGTTTTCAATGATTTTTCGTGAAACTGATAAGCCAAGCCCCGTCCCCTCTTCTTTTGTCGTGAAAAAAGGATCAAAAATATGATTACGAATGGATTCAGGAATGCCTGTACCGTTGTCACGAAAGGTAATTTTCACTTCGTTGTTGAGCCGTTCTGTCCGGATTTGAATGACAAGCGGCTTGTCTCCTTTTGCGTTTAAAGAGTTTCGGAATAAATTCATAAATACTTGAAGGAGTTCGTCGCGATCCCCTTCTATATAACATTCACCGGATAGTGGACTAATATCGTAATCGATCTTTACGTTATAAAGAAATGCTTCACTATTGATAAATTTGCCGGCATAGTCCAGAAAAAACTCTTTTATTTGAAAACGTTCCTCTTTCGTATCAGAAGGTTTGGCAATGCGCAAGAAATCCGTAATAATTTTGTTAGCGCGATCCAATTCGGGAATGAGCAGCGACTTGAACAATTCGGAAATGTCTGGGTCAGCCCGGTCTTGAAGCAACTGCAAATACCCTCTGACTGTAGTGAGCGGGTTTCGGATTTCATGGGCTATACCTGCAGCAATTCTACCTGCAAGTGCTTGTTTTTCCGCTTCTTTTATTTTGTTCAAAAATTGAAAAGTCCCAATCACTCTTTTAATTGAGCCATCAATATTGTAAATAATTCTTGTATTCATTATTCCGTAATTGCGATCCAGTACTTCCTTATCATAAACTTCTTTTCCGGTTTTAGCCGTTTCAAGCAAAACAATTTTTTCGTCAGGTATTTGAAGAAGTTCGCGGATGTGTTTCCCGATGATTTCATCTCTGTTTATGTTGTAATCTTTCGCAGCTTGTTTGTTGCAAAGGGTAATGATTCCATCTTTATCAATAAACACAATATGGTGGGGAACTAAATCCAAAATTTTTGTCAGAAAGTGTTCAATTTTATCGAGATAACTGTCAATGTCTGAAATCATTTGAAACCGAGGGCTTTCCTCATCAATGTCCTCTATTTCATTGACAGAAAAGGTGCTTCCTTCATGCTTATGAACTTCAAAACCAAGATGAGGATCATGATAAATGAAAGAAAATGGAATATGCGAGATAAGTCGTTTAT from Bacillus methanolicus MGA3 includes the following:
- a CDS encoding H-type small acid-soluble spore protein, with protein sequence MDVKRVKQILSSPADIEVTYNGASVWIDQLNEDGRTATVHLRGPLEERTIVDITELKEE
- a CDS encoding two-component system sensor histidine kinase NtrB, with product MDNCYNEIEKLKSEIELYKRLISHIPFSFIYHDPHLGFEVHKHEGSTFSVNEIEDIDEESPRFQMISDIDSYLDKIEHFLTKILDLVPHHIVFIDKDGIITLCNKQAAKDYNINRDEIIGKHIRELLQIPDEKIVLLETAKTGKEVYDKEVLDRNYGIMNTRIIYNIDGSIKRVIGTFQFLNKIKEAEKQALAGRIAAGIAHEIRNPLTTVRGYLQLLQDRADPDISELFKSLLIPELDRANKIITDFLRIAKPSDTKEERFQIKEFFLDYAGKFINSEAFLYNVKIDYDISPLSGECYIEGDRDELLQVFMNLFRNSLNAKGDKPLVIQIRTERLNNEVKITFRDNGTGIPESIRNHIFDPFFTTKEEGTGLGLSVSRKIIENHKGTIEVSSCEEGTEFTVLLPIVQTDEKADRE